In the Nothobranchius furzeri strain GRZ-AD chromosome 1, NfurGRZ-RIMD1, whole genome shotgun sequence genome, ACCCAGCTATTTCTGTATCCTAACCCTGTGGTCTTTGGGAGCCACGCTGCACCAACAGCTGAGAAAAGCTGTTTATACAAAATGTTTCCACTGATGTTTATGTGGTTATTTATatatggttgttttccacttatGTTTCTCACCGCTACTCCATTAACGAAAGCTGCCAGTGTTGGGGAGAGTCTGATCCCTCTGCGTCCGTACACAGAGCTGATGTGATCCGGAGCATACATGTGCTAAGAACAAACACAGAAACAACCCTACATTCACTCATCTGTTCTGGACACATTTGGGTTGGACCTGACTCAGACTTTCACTTTGCCTCACCTGGCAGAACTGAAGAGCCAGCTCAAACACATCTGTCCTGCTCCCTATCAGTCCGACCCCGATGCTGTCCAGCACCATCCTTTTGCTGCGATGGAGCACAACTGGAGACAAATGCTGAGGCTTTATTTCACTGATGAACTTCCCAAAACTGGCTGTGACCGTATCTTCTGGGGCTGGGTGCTTCTGGACTGCAGGAATGAAAAGATAAAAGTTGTTTAATAAAGGTTATTAAttaaggttattattattatttttaatcaaaatcaGCATATCTGTTTACCCTCCACTGCAGTGTTATGCAGTCTTCTGGCAGCCCGCACTGGTCTGATGGTTTTCTTTGGGACAAAACATAAATCAGAACAAAGCATTTCAGTTATTTTTCACATCTCAGGATGACTACAGGCTGATGAGTTCCTGCATTAACTTGTTCACGTCTTTAATCtaatgtttgtgtttgaaagAGCCAGTGTAGAGGTGTAACAGGTGTTTCCCAGCATGAGTGTTCTCCTCAACAATTAGCAGGAGTTATTTTATAGTTCCCTGCCTTGGCTGCACTACAAACCTCTacttttagatatttttatgacttctttaTTTGAAAAGGACTTAAAACCATCACTTTTAGAGTCTGAAAACTGACTAAAAGCATAAATATGTCTGTAATCTTACCTGTAGCGTGGAGAACATGACTTCAAGTTTCTGTCACAatgatcttgtttcttgtttctctTGGATGCAGCAGCTGAGCAGTGAAGGGTGCTGATGCTTTTGTGGCTGAAAATCCACCTGCCTTATATAGTCCAGGACTTACAATGACCGGAAACACCAAAGGAGCAGGAAGGACAGGTTCCTTTTGCAATCCTGCATCACATCAGAATGAGGCTTTTCCACCCGGGTCATTATCTGTGGTGTAACGTTCACCATCATCAATAGCCTTGAGGGGGAGGAAGGAGAAAGAAGGAGGAAAAGCCACTTTTGTGTAAAGTGAAAGGCAGTGATGTCACCTGTAAGTATGCTGCTGTGTGACAGAGTGGGGAATTCTCAGTAACTCCTCCTTTACACAAACAGATCATATTTAAGGCAAACCTTCGTCCCTCCTTCAGCACAACTCAGCTTTCCATCAGTCTGAACAACTTCAACAGGTAAAACTTTGTTCTTTCTTTTATTGCTGACAGgagtaaatattttgtttctgcaTGTCACCCATCAAAAATCCTTAAACCTGTAGCTAGATTATTATATACTCTGCTTTGTAGATTGAATCAGACCTAAATCTGCATAAAGGATGCTCCCTGACAAGAGCTTATTTATAAATATTAAAACTATTATTGCAATATCCTGTAGTTTTTCAACAACATGAAAATAACAGTAATGTTAGGGGTATTATTCTATTGataaaattgttttcatttagaataaatTCTTCCTCTTCAGAGAGCCTGTTAGAGGAGCGTCGTAATAAATGTCTTTTACATTAGTTACATGACAAGAGTGGCTCAGCCTACTTATGACAGGCAAGGACCgttttatgttatattatattatattatattatattatattatattatattatattatacagtCATATTAAAATTCATATATAAATGTTGTTGTTGAGGATTAccgttttagacttttatcatatGTTACCTGTACTGACTAGATTGTCTACTGAAACACCATGGCAGCCTCAGACGGTTTTCCTGCCAGTTTCTATGGAGAACCAGGAGTGTTAGGAATGTTATCCAATGGGATCAGCGCATTCCTTGTACTTCTACAGAACTTCAGCACAGCTCACACCGGCATTAAACCAGTTGGAGTGGAGAACATACTTGCAGGTAAAACTCTTGACATAAAAACAAATATCTATTCATATATAAACCTGTGAAGGTGGCTTACAGCAGTTTCTAACACTTCTTCCAGGTGTTCATCTCATCCTGATTGGTGGTTTGTGCCAGCTGGTGGCTGGACTGCTCTCCTTTAGAAAGTACGATCACCTGAGTGGCACTGCCTTCATCGGCTACGCTGCCCTTTGGGGTAGCTATGGGGCGACCAGAATCTACTATGGTGCTTTATTTAACAATCAGACTATACCACCAGTGTCAGAGCACATGTTCAATGGTTCAACCACCAACATCATGGTCAACACTTCTCTTCAAAACTCAACACAGTGCCACTTATGTGTGTCCATAGAAGAGTCAGCCATTGCTGGTCTGATCCCTTATATCCTTCTGTCCTTTATCCTGGCATTTTGCTCTGCCACGGTCAACTACATCATGCCTTTTGTTTTTGGAGCCATCACGGCCACTTTGATCTTTGAAGCAGCAGCTCTGGTGACAGGTCCTTGGGCTCTGGTGGTCTCTGGGGTTCTGGAGCTGCTCATTTTGATCTTTGCCATCTACGGTTCAGCTGCTCTACTCATCAAAGGGCTGACTCAACGTCTAGTTCTTAAAGGCTTTGGGACCCCCCTCTTTAATGTTCTCCTGCTAGGAACCACCAACTCAACAGGTGCTCAGAAACCTGgtcaagagaagaagaagaacacaaaATATGCAGAGCCCATGGCCTTGGGTTTCTTCTGTGACTCTATTGCTCCCTTCATCGTTGCCTTCTACAGCTTTGGGTACATGAAATCGTTTGGTTTAGGAGTTGCATGGGTATCAATCATCTCAGTCGCCCAGCTGTTCTCCAGCTTTATGTATTTACGAtactgactctcatcagaacaaATAAAGTCTAACATCCAGAAACGATGTATTGCAGTTGCCATGCTTGCATTGGTATCCATCATTTGCTTTTATGGCACCTTGGCTTCACTGATGAACTGCATCTTCTCACAAAGAGTGATCCCAATGGGTCCTCCCATAATAAAGGTAATGACTGAAGTTtagattgacctacctttaagaatcagcgtgaataattaataaaaatgtgtgtgtgtgttttgttttaggaaaAAGTGAAAGAGGAAGCTTGTGACGAGCCGTCCTGTCTGGTGGCTAGCTCGCGTCTCACCAGCGGTCTGTTGAAGATAGCTCGACTTCTCGAGGATGGGGGTGTGTGTGGTATTCCCACAGATACTGTGTACGCTCTGGCTGCTTCCTGCAAGAATCCTCAGGCGATAGAAAAAATCTACAACATTAAAGTAAGAATATAGAGGAGGCTTGTTTAACAGCaatatacattttcatgaagtCACCATCTTGTTGAATTGGACCTTTTGCAGGACAGACCTGCAGAGAAGCCTATATGCATTTGCATCTCCAGTGTGGAACAGCTGGTTGCAGCCAGGCCTCCTTTCAGCCCTCTGCTGTGGGAGTTCATGAGGAATGTGTATCCTGGAGGCATCAGCTGCATTGTCAGCAAAGGAGACTGGCTTTACAGACTAGGTCAGCAGTGTAGAGTGTTTGAATGTTGAGTGGCAGAATTCTGTATCAGTTTTCAGTTTTTACGTGAACTTTAACCTCATTTCTGTAGGAGTTGGACCTGCTTATGACCGTGTTGGTACCAGAGACAGCATCATGATCCGTGTCCCAGACCACACCGTGACCTGCCACCTATGTGACATCACTGGACCCCTGGCCATAACATCAGCCAATCCCAGTGGAGAATCAGACAGCACCCACCACAGCATGGTTATTAAGTAAGAGTCTCCTCAAAGAAGTTTAATGCAAACTAACAAACAACACATCTCTAAAACTTTTAGCACCATACACTAATTACTGTTTCAAACTGCTTCTTTTGCTGCAGTCGACTGGGACACAAGATCCAAGGAGTACTTTGTGATGGTGACTCGAATGAAGTAGTTGCTTCAACTGTGGTCAACTGCCTGAGGATTGATGAAGGTAAGGGGCCATGATTTCTTCCTACTGGGGCTGTTtaaggtcaagtttctaactgaaGCTCTTCTAACCTTCGTTCAGGAGTCATCACCATTGTGAGAGAAGGCTGTGTCCCTGCTATCAAAGTCCAACAGATCTTTGACAGACTGAAGAATTCCATGATTTGAGTGTCTCTTAGCGAAGACTGTCTACCTGGCTGATCATGTTCAAGTCAACTTGTCTAACCCAAGCTGTGCTTTGCTTTTCATACTGACAAACAGcaaaagaggaaaaaagaaaactaaagatgTGTGTTTATATGGATGTAACTTTTGTGTCTTAGTGGATGCATAGATAGATGGCTAATTCAAAAGTCATCTTAAACTGCATGAACTCCACAATGTTTTGCATTATTTATATATTGttatatttattttcaaaatataTCAACACAAACACTTTGAATGTGTAAATaagtatttatgtttttttaatttataatgTTTGAACTCATTGTAAAACAGAATGTCTTTGTGTGGTTTCTGCATTGAAGCTCTCTCATGCATTAATTAATTTGTGCAATAAAACAACTAAAGTTTATTAAGgcttgcatctttaaataattactaAATGTTTTCTAGATGAATGCATTCTCTCCCTCAGTACATCTTTATTCAGATCTTCagataaaacaataacaacaatggtGTTTAAAAGCTTGACATAAATAGACATATTTTTGAACAATTACTAATTAAGCACTTGAAAGCATCTAGTTATTTGTCAGAGGTCATTAGCAGCTCAAGAACTCTGAAACAATTCAACCATCTAATTTTGTTATGAGCTCTTTAAATATGGGGAtccctcgtttaatcaatacatttgcagtggtctctagtagtaatgaaggccttgtaagtcgtactctggggaaacagagCTCAGGaacagtttcaggaagtagaaatgagccacatcagagttgaggatTGGCctgaagtagctaatgctaacagttagcttagacTGTTGGACacattgtctgctgtttcctggaccctaaacccacaacagccttccctgtcgtgagtcaagatagaCGAGTCCAGGAATGCTACGTGacattatctctctctctctctctctctctctctctctctctctctctctctctctctctctctctctctctctctatttatttatatacatatatatatatatttatatatatatgtatatatatacactgtaTATGGATgtgtatatacaggtgctggccagtaaattagaatatcatcaaaaggttgaaaatatttcagtaattccattcaaaacgtgaaacttgtacattatattcatgcaatgcacacagaccaatgtatttccaatgttcattacatttaaatttgatattcataagtgacaactaatgaaaactccaaatttggtatctcaaaaaattagaatattctgaaaaggctgaatatagaagacacctgctgccactctaatcagctgatttactcaaaacacctgcaaaggcctttaaaaggtccctcagtcttgttttgaaggcaccacaatcatggggaagacttctgacttaacagctgtccaaaagacaatcattgacaccttgcacaaggagggcaagacacaaaaggtgattgctaaagaagctggctgttcgcagagctctgtgtccaagcacattaacagacaggcgaagggatggaaaaaatgtggtagaaaaaagtgtacaagctctagggataaccgcaccctgcagag is a window encoding:
- the LOC139071284 gene encoding uncharacterized protein; translation: MAASDGFPASFYGEPGVLGMLSNGISAFLVLLQNFSTAHTGIKPVGVENILAGVHLILIGGLCQLVAGLLSFRKYDHLSGTAFIGYAALWGSYGATRIYYGALFNNQTIPPVSEHMFNGSTTNIMVNTSLQNSTQCHLCVSIEESAIAGLIPYILLSFILAFCSATVNYIMPFVFGAITATLIFEAAALVTGPWALVVSGVLELLILIFAIYGSAALLIKGLTQRLVLKGFGTPLFNVLLLGTTNSTGAQKPGQEKKKNTKYAEPMALGFFCDSIAPFIVAFYSFGYMKSFGLGVAWVSIISVAQLFSSFMYLRY